One window from the genome of Bacillota bacterium encodes:
- a CDS encoding sugar phosphate isomerase/epimerase: MPECMKIGVSTYSFSALMNNETMSQLEVIGKAKEMGFDVIEFSGLRVPEGQFIESFAEKVKEECARVGIQMGNYTIGADFINGSNGNLEAEIERVKGEVKIAKILGATGMRHDATRGFLPGYVGPKGFDDALPILIKGCRAVTEFAESLGIRTMVENHGYFCQDSDRVEKLVNGVNNKNFGILVDVGNFLCVDEDPAKAVGRLAPYAFHVHVKDFHVKPGTAPNPGTGWFKSRAGNFLRGAIIGHGEVPVVQCLEILKKAGYDGTVSIEFEGMEEPLTGISVGLENLKRYLAMI; the protein is encoded by the coding sequence ATGCCTGAATGTATGAAAATAGGAGTAAGCACATATAGTTTTAGTGCCTTAATGAACAATGAGACCATGAGCCAGCTTGAGGTTATTGGAAAAGCAAAGGAAATGGGATTTGATGTGATTGAATTTTCCGGGCTTAGAGTTCCGGAAGGCCAATTTATAGAGTCTTTTGCCGAAAAAGTCAAGGAAGAGTGTGCTCGTGTAGGTATCCAAATGGGAAACTATACTATCGGAGCCGATTTTATTAATGGATCAAACGGTAATTTGGAGGCCGAGATAGAAAGAGTAAAAGGTGAAGTAAAAATTGCAAAAATACTGGGAGCAACCGGAATGCGCCATGATGCCACTAGAGGATTTTTACCCGGATATGTAGGGCCTAAAGGCTTTGATGATGCCTTACCCATATTAATAAAGGGTTGCAGGGCTGTAACAGAGTTTGCGGAAAGCCTGGGGATACGTACCATGGTTGAAAATCACGGGTATTTTTGCCAGGACAGCGACAGGGTTGAGAAGCTTGTAAACGGTGTTAATAATAAGAATTTTGGGATTCTTGTTGATGTAGGCAATTTCCTTTGCGTTGATGAAGACCCTGCGAAAGCAGTAGGAAGGCTGGCGCCCTATGCATTCCATGTGCATGTAAAAGACTTCCATGTGAAGCCGGGTACAGCTCCAAACCCGGGAACAGGTTGGTTTAAATCCAGGGCCGGCAACTTTTTAAGAGGAGCTATAATTGGACATGGGGAAGTACCTGTTGTACAGTGCTTAGAAATACTCAAAAAAGCGGGGTATGACGGGACCGTTTCAATAGAATTTGAGGGTATGGAAGAGCCGCTTACAGGCATATCTGTGGGCTTGGAGAATTTGAAAAGATATCTTGCAATGATTTAA
- a CDS encoding sugar phosphate isomerase/epimerase: MIVVADFKIGVIVDSFRIDIKEAVKKAKEVGAQGIQVYTTRGPMAPENLSAKQRKEFLDLVTSNGLVISALCGDLGEGFADRENNPRRIEKSKRIMDLAKDLNTNVVTTHIGVVPEDPNHPRWAVLQEACEELAEYGDEVGAYFAIETGPETSAVLKKFLDSLNSRGVRVNLDPANLVMVTGDDPVEAVYNLKDYIVHTHAKDGIMLRKGNPEVIYGMIEEEIQLGAAFKEVPLGEGSVNFPEYLKALKSIGYNGFLTIEREVGENPEKDIRMAVEFLKKVMSEIE; this comes from the coding sequence ATGATTGTTGTGGCAGATTTTAAAATTGGTGTTATTGTTGACTCGTTCCGGATAGACATTAAGGAAGCTGTAAAAAAAGCAAAAGAAGTAGGAGCCCAGGGAATACAGGTATATACTACAAGAGGACCAATGGCTCCTGAAAATCTTAGCGCCAAACAAAGGAAAGAATTTCTGGATTTGGTTACGTCAAACGGCCTTGTAATATCAGCTCTTTGCGGTGACCTTGGCGAAGGTTTTGCAGATAGGGAGAATAATCCACGCAGGATTGAAAAATCAAAAAGGATTATGGACCTGGCTAAGGACTTAAACACTAATGTTGTTACAACTCATATAGGAGTTGTACCCGAGGATCCCAACCATCCCAGGTGGGCTGTTTTACAGGAAGCTTGTGAGGAATTGGCTGAATATGGTGACGAAGTGGGAGCGTATTTCGCTATCGAAACAGGTCCTGAAACGTCGGCAGTGCTTAAAAAATTCCTGGACAGCCTTAATTCAAGGGGTGTAAGGGTTAATCTTGACCCGGCAAACCTTGTTATGGTAACCGGTGATGACCCTGTGGAAGCAGTTTACAATCTGAAGGATTATATTGTACATACCCATGCAAAAGACGGGATTATGTTAAGAAAAGGAAACCCTGAAGTAATTTATGGAATGATTGAGGAAGAAATTCAACTGGGAGCGGCTTTTAAAGAAGTCCCTCTTGGAGAAGGCAGCGTCAATTTTCCGGAATACCTGAAGGCATTAAAATCTATAGGATATAATGGATTTTTAACAATTGAAAGGGAAGTTGGAGAAAATCCCGAAAAAGATATCCGAATGGCAGTTGAATTCTTGAAAAAAGTTATGAGTGAAATAGAATGA